One Motilibacter peucedani DNA window includes the following coding sequences:
- a CDS encoding AIPR family protein, with amino-acid sequence MPTASPALPSDRLNRQQMYDLLAKLATLDEAGGLAKERSVLLLWFLRNVVGLDDLDAYEFICDGDDDNGVDALYLEPASGEDAPETLVIYQSKYTEAPTNVGVTSMTGLISAAAHFTTVESLEALLSGRVEDKLRHLIQRFDLVRKLRAGAYTEGRLRVRIALITSGVLNGSAKRLVASTNATQRPGYFTVHDLNRLGPLAQAVATPAITTADIEAPCSADERIVLGTAPNRVVMASVRAIDIVQWDGIDNRTLFELNVRREVRRNRVRDQLDGAIRRQHEHKDFLAFHNGMTVVCDELVLEEDRLVAKKPSVVNGAQSTIAFARADADAELTNELRVFVKFVEVAGRPQLAKEISWRSNTQSAVNARNLVALRGPQQKLVSDFAVNFPTITYETRPDATLSAAAGKVISNDDAAQLLCAVYNEQPWLAVKRLALFESENHAMIFNESITAAHVVLVDAIKQVVESEKARVPQAYRKSWQLTRMVLIYMVGQVLRSDEKLRRLLLDPATATADLVALAASLRQPSRIAAATLKQRYDQRARDSQVDEFNVDFKRQDVLLELRSRARDNFSLAATLED; translated from the coding sequence CCTCCTCGCGAAGCTCGCGACGTTGGACGAAGCCGGCGGTCTTGCCAAGGAGCGCTCTGTCCTGTTGCTGTGGTTCCTCCGGAACGTCGTGGGGCTCGACGACCTCGATGCCTACGAGTTCATCTGTGACGGAGATGACGACAACGGCGTTGATGCGCTTTATCTCGAGCCAGCCAGCGGGGAGGACGCCCCCGAAACGCTGGTGATCTACCAGAGCAAGTACACCGAGGCCCCGACTAACGTCGGGGTGACGTCGATGACCGGCCTGATTTCGGCCGCTGCGCACTTCACAACCGTGGAGAGTCTGGAGGCGCTCCTGTCGGGGCGTGTCGAGGACAAGCTGCGGCATCTCATTCAACGATTCGACCTCGTGCGGAAGTTGCGGGCTGGCGCCTACACCGAGGGAAGACTGCGTGTCCGCATTGCGCTGATCACCAGCGGGGTGCTCAACGGCTCAGCCAAGCGCCTCGTCGCCTCGACCAACGCGACCCAGCGTCCGGGCTACTTCACGGTTCACGACCTCAACCGCCTTGGTCCGTTGGCTCAAGCAGTCGCCACACCGGCCATCACGACCGCTGACATCGAGGCGCCCTGCTCGGCGGACGAGCGGATCGTGCTCGGAACCGCCCCGAACCGCGTGGTGATGGCCTCCGTACGGGCCATCGACATCGTCCAATGGGACGGCATCGACAATCGGACACTGTTCGAGTTGAACGTGCGGCGCGAAGTGCGGCGCAACCGCGTCCGCGATCAGCTCGATGGAGCAATCAGACGCCAGCACGAGCACAAGGACTTCCTTGCCTTCCATAACGGCATGACCGTCGTTTGCGACGAGCTTGTCCTCGAGGAGGACAGGCTCGTCGCCAAGAAACCGTCCGTCGTCAACGGCGCTCAGTCGACCATCGCATTCGCCAGAGCTGACGCCGACGCTGAGCTCACGAACGAGTTGCGCGTCTTCGTCAAGTTTGTGGAGGTCGCCGGCCGTCCTCAGCTGGCGAAGGAGATCTCCTGGCGCAGCAACACACAGAGCGCGGTCAACGCCCGAAACCTCGTGGCCCTGAGAGGACCGCAGCAGAAGTTGGTCAGTGACTTCGCGGTGAACTTTCCGACTATCACCTACGAGACTCGACCAGACGCCACCCTTAGCGCAGCCGCGGGCAAGGTCATCTCCAATGACGACGCGGCCCAGCTCCTTTGCGCCGTCTACAACGAGCAGCCCTGGCTGGCCGTGAAGCGCCTCGCCCTCTTCGAGAGCGAGAACCACGCCATGATCTTCAACGAGTCGATCACCGCCGCGCACGTCGTCCTGGTCGATGCGATCAAGCAGGTCGTGGAGTCGGAGAAGGCCCGGGTCCCTCAGGCCTACCGCAAGAGTTGGCAACTCACGCGCATGGTTTTGATCTACATGGTCGGGCAGGTGTTGCGTTCGGATGAGAAGCTGCGGAGGCTTCTGCTCGACCCGGCGACGGCTACCGCCGATCTAGTCGCGCTGGCCGCCTCGCTCAGGCAGCCCAGCCGCATCGCTGCAGCTACGCTCAAGCAGCGTTACGACCAGCGGGCAAGGGACTCCCAAGTCGACGAATT